A single Rattus norvegicus strain BN/NHsdMcwi chromosome 5, GRCr8, whole genome shotgun sequence DNA region contains:
- the Crispld1 gene encoding cysteine-rich secretory protein LCCL domain-containing 1 isoform X3, translated as MNMSATLTVLSDALALFVHTTLRGNWWGHAPYKHGKPCSACPPSFGGGCRENLCYKEGSDQYYTPQEEETNEIERQESQVHDTHVRTRSDDSNRNDVISTQQMSQIVSCEVRLRDQCKGTTCNRYECPAGCLDSKAKVIGSVHYEMQSSICRAAIHYGIIDNEGGWVDVTRQGRKHYFIKSNRNGIQTIGKYRSANSFIVSKVTVQAVTCETTVEQLCPFHKPASHCPRVYCPRNCMQANPHYARVIGSRIYSDLSSICRAAVHAGVIRNHGGYVDVMPVDKRRMYTASFQNGIFSESLQNPTGGKAFRVFAVV; from the exons ATGAACATGAGTGCGACCCTTACTGTCCTTTCAGATGCTCTGGCCCTGTTTGTACACACTACACTCAG GGGAAATTGGTGGGGTCATGCCCCTTACAAACATGGAAAACCTTGTTCTGCTTGCCCGCCCAGTTTTGGAGGAGGCTGTAGAGAAAACTTGTGCTACAAAG AAGGGTCGGACCAGTATTATACCcctcaagaagaagaaacaaatgaaattgAACGGCAGGAGTCCCAGGTCCATGACACTCATGTTCGGACAAGATCAGATGATAGTAATAGAAATGACGTCATCAGCACTCAGCAGATGT ctcaGATTGTTTCTTGTGAAGTAAGATTGCGAGACCAGTGTAAAGGGACCACCTGCAACAG ATATGAGTGCCCTGCTGGCTGCTTGGACAGTAAAGCTAAAGTCATTGGGAGTGTACATTATGAAATG CAATCCAGTATCTGCAGAGCTGCCATTCATTATGGGATAATTGACAATGAAGGCGGGTGGGTAGATGTCACTCGACAAGGGAGAAAGCATTACTTCATCAAATCCAACAGAAATGGCATTCAAACAATTGG CAAATATCGTTCTGCTAATTCCTTCATAGTCTCCAAAGTAACAG TTCAAGCTGTGACATGTGAAACCACAGTGGAACAGCTCTGTCCATTTCATAAACCTGCTTCACATTGCCCCAG agtATACTGTCCTCGCAACTGTATGCAGGCAAATCCACATTATGCTCGTGTAATTGGATCTAGAATTTATTCTGAT CTGTCTAGTATCTGCAGAGCCGCAGTACATGCTGGGGTGATTCGAAATCATGGTGGTTATGTGGATGTCATGCCTGTGGATAAAAGAAGGATGTACACTGCTTCTTTTCAGAATGGAATCTTCTCAGAAAG